From the Candidatus Bathyarchaeia archaeon genome, the window ATGCTCCAACAAGAACATGCTCAGCCCTGCGGCATCGAACTATCGCGGCAGTCCCGCTTGTCGTCGTCATAATCACGGTTTTCCCTTCTACGATTTCGCGTACAAACTCTAATGGGGAATTTCCCAAATCGAAGCCTTTGGGTTTACGTCCCTGTTTTTCTCCCGCCAGAAGGTAATCTGGATGCTGTTCACGCAGCTTGTAAGCTTCTTTCAGAGTCTCTGTTGGAATCACAGCCTTGACCCCATCAGCCAGAGCGTTAGCGATGCTGCTGCTGCATCTCAAAACATCAACAGCGATAATCAAGTCTCCACGTTTGACCGCCTTTGGGGCATCCTTCGCCGAAAACTCAACATCGACCATTACAGACATGCTGCTTTGCCACAATGCTACCCTCAGCATCAACGACTCTTAACGCTTATCCACACACCCAAACCAACTTACCAGAGAGTATTTCGTCAGTTCTTGTTCAGTCGTAGGTAGAATACGTACATGGTTTCGATCTTTCCATATGGTCCTGCTTCCTTTAGACCATAGGCTTCTTTGTATCCCCGTTTTCGGCATATGGCTACTGCAGCAGGGTCAAACGCGTAGTAGACAAGCGAATCATAGCCTTTGCTTCTTATGTAATCCTCGAAGAAATCGAAGAACTGTTTTCCATATCCTTTTCCTCTATGCTGCTCTGTTAACCATAGCTCGTGAAGTTCGATGAAATCCTTCTCTTTTCCCATGAACCCTTGCAGGATTTCTTTGTCTTCTTTTTTCTCTAGGGTCACCTTTCCGGTGTTCTTCCGTATCGGTTTTATGCCAAATCGCATGACCGATGATTTTGTCATTCTCTCTGAACACAATAAGATTGAACCTTCCACTTTCAAGACTCCTCCTTAAGCTGTCGAGCTCTCCCTCCGCTGTATACTGTCCGAGTCTTGCCAAATATCTACTGAACTCCTGAAAATCACAACCCTCGACAAACCTCATGGTATTCTGCGCTCTTCGAGATTGGCTATAACCTTTCTGGAAAAGTCATTTCCCAAAGCCATTCAGTGCTGCCTCACATTACCAAGTTCCCAGCAAAGACAACTCAAAACTGAAGACATAAACTTGGGAATTGGATCCTGAGGATCTAAACCTCGACCTGACCGCCAACCCACAAACTGCACAGCGCGCGCAAAGTTATTATCACCCTTTAAAGCGATTATTCCTAGATATGAAAATGAAAGCGATTGTACGCACCAAATACGGATCGCCAGATGTTCTTCAGCTTAAAGAGGTAGAAAAACCTACGCCCACAGACAATGAAGTACTGGTAAAAGTCCATGCGGCATCCATAAACAAAGCTGACTTGTATCTCCTAAGAGGACCTTTCTTGGTCCGACTAATGGGAGTAGGGTTCCTAAAACCTAAGAACAAATTGCTCGGATCTGATATAGCGGGGCAAGTTGAGGTGGTTGGCAAAAACGTGAAGCAGCTTCAGCCAGGCGATGAAGTGTTCGGGTGGCGTGGCCAAAGGGCTTTTGCAGAGTACGCATGTGCTCGTGAAGATGCGGTGGCGTTGAAACCAGCCAACGTAACATTCGAGGAAGCAGCCGCCGTGCCTGTAGCGGCAATCACCGCTTTGCAGGCTCTTCGCGACAAAGGCAATGTTCAGCCCGGACAAAGGGTCTTGATTAATGGAGCGTCTGGTGGTGTGGGCACGTTTGCAGTGCAGATTGCCAAATCATTTGGGGCTGAAGTCACGGCTGTGTGCAGCACGGGGAAGTTGGATATGGTGCGCTCGATCGGTGCAGACCACGCGATTGATTATTCGCAGGAAGATTTCACTAAGAGTGGACAACGGTATGACTTGATTATCGCAGTCAACGGATATCATTCGATTCTAGATTATAGGCGTGCATTAAGCCCGAAGGGAATCTATGTCTTGGCGGGAGGCTCCAAGATTCTGGCTGGATTATTCCAGGCTGTAGTATTGGGTCGATTGATCTCGATGACCGGAAGCAAGAGGATGGGTTTCATGGGGATAGCGAAAATGAACCTGAAAGATTTAGTTTTTTTGAAAGAGCTTCTCGAAGTCGGCAAGATAAAGCCAGTCATAGATAGACGTTACACGCTAAGTCAGGTTCCTGAAGCCATGCGGTATTTTGAAGAAGGACACGCCAAAGGAAAAGTAGTAATAGCATTGGAACATAACCCGCCAGAAGCTGATTGAATCGCGCCAACTTGCAGACAAATCACAGGCGCGCGCGACGCTGCCACGTTCTTTTTCACACACGCAAATTTTTAGAGGCAGACCTTCTGAAACATCATTCTCAACATGCTATCCTCTAAAAGGTGTTTGCGCGCGCTAAATTATTAATGCAATCGCTCGCGCATGCAGTTTTGAGTGTCCGAATAAGTGTATCGCCGTTTTTCGAAACGTTTTTCACGTCCATTATACCAAAAGGATGTGATAGAATGGCGAATCTAAGATGCGAAATTCAACCCGACAGCAATGCCGAAGTCACGCGACTTGCACGCCGACAGATATACGCGACGGTGCATACATGGCGAACTTTTGCACATGTGCACCTAAACGCCGACGGTTCGGGATACGTGCAAATCACGCGCGACGGTTCGGCGCTTTGCGAAACGATCAACTTTAATGGAGAAGTGAAAGAGTGATGA encodes:
- a CDS encoding NAD(P)-dependent alcohol dehydrogenase encodes the protein MKAIVRTKYGSPDVLQLKEVEKPTPTDNEVLVKVHAASINKADLYLLRGPFLVRLMGVGFLKPKNKLLGSDIAGQVEVVGKNVKQLQPGDEVFGWRGQRAFAEYACAREDAVALKPANVTFEEAAAVPVAAITALQALRDKGNVQPGQRVLINGASGGVGTFAVQIAKSFGAEVTAVCSTGKLDMVRSIGADHAIDYSQEDFTKSGQRYDLIIAVNGYHSILDYRRALSPKGIYVLAGGSKILAGLFQAVVLGRLISMTGSKRMGFMGIAKMNLKDLVFLKELLEVGKIKPVIDRRYTLSQVPEAMRYFEEGHAKGKVVIALEHNPPEAD
- a CDS encoding GNAT family N-acetyltransferase, giving the protein MEGSILLCSERMTKSSVMRFGIKPIRKNTGKVTLEKKEDKEILQGFMGKEKDFIELHELWLTEQHRGKGYGKQFFDFFEDYIRSKGYDSLVYYAFDPAAVAICRKRGYKEAYGLKEAGPYGKIETMYVFYLRLNKN
- a CDS encoding 2-phosphosulfolactate phosphatase, yielding MSVMVDVEFSAKDAPKAVKRGDLIIAVDVLRCSSSIANALADGVKAVIPTETLKEAYKLREQHPDYLLAGEKQGRKPKGFDLGNSPLEFVREIVEGKTVIMTTTSGTAAIVRCRRAEHVLVGAFLNAEAVASKAVEIAQKKRVNVSFVLAGEKGLFSLEDFVCAGAIASKFHSGGLELSDETLAAVFAFERVKDALREYVMKSRHARHLVELGFEKDVVFSCKLDYFGTVPVYRDDRVTLMQ